One Pogoniulus pusillus isolate bPogPus1 chromosome 22, bPogPus1.pri, whole genome shotgun sequence DNA segment encodes these proteins:
- the HNRNPA0 gene encoding heterogeneous nuclear ribonucleoprotein A0 isoform X1: MENSQLCKLFIGGLNVQTTEAGLREHFAAYGTLTDCVVVLNPQTKRSRCFGFVTYSAVEEADAAMAASPHAVDGNAVELKRAVSREDSAKPGAHAKVKKLFVGGLKGDVGEGDLVQHFSQFGPVEKAEIIADKQSGKKRGFGFVYFQNHDAADKAAVVKFHPIQGHRVEVKKAVPKEDIQSGGGGGGSSRPSRGGRGGGRGRGGGSGNRDHNGLSKGGGGYNSYGGYGGGGGGGGGYGSYGSGSYGGGGGGGGDYGNGYGGFGSYSQHQSSYGPMKSGGGGGGGGGNWGGRSNSGPYRGGYGGGGYGGGSF; the protein is encoded by the coding sequence ATGGAGAACTCGCAGCTGTGCAAGCTGTTCATCGGCGGCCTGAACGTGCAGACCACGGAGGCCGGGCTGCGGGAGCACTTCGCGGCCTATGGCACCCTCACCGACTGCGTGGTCGTGCTCAACCCACAGACCAAACGTTCGCGCTGCTTCGGCTTCGTCACATACTCGGCGGTGGAGGAGGCCGACGCCGCCATGGCCGCCTCCCCTCACGCCGTGGACGGGAACGCGGTGGAGCTGAAGCGGGCCGTGTCCCGGGAGGACTCGGCTAAGCCGGGGGCCCACGCGAAGGTGAAGAAGCTCTTTGTGGGCGGCCTGAAAGGGGACGTAGGCGAAGGGGACCTGGTGCAGCACTTCAGCCAGTTCGGCCCCGTGGAGAAGGCCGAGATCATCGCCGACAAACAGAGCGGGAAAAAGCGCGGCTTCGGCTTCGTCTATTTCCAGAACCACGACGCCGCCGACAAGGCAGCCGTGGTCAAGTTCCACCCGATCCAGGGCCACCGCGTGGAGGTCAAGAAGGCCGTGCCCAAGGAGGACATCCAGTCTGGCGGGGGAGGCGGCGGCTCTTCCAGGCCCTCCCGGggaggcagagggggaggaaggggtcGAGGCGGCGGATCCGGCAACCGGGACCACAACGGTCTGTCCAAAGGCGGCGGCGGTTACAATAGCTACGGCGGCTAcggtggaggaggaggcggcggcggtggtTACGGCTCCTATGGCAGCGGCTCCTACGGAGGCGGCGGAGGGGGAGGCGGCGACTACGGCAACGGGTACGGCGGGTTCGGCAGCTACAGCCAGCACCAGTCCTCCTACGGCCCCATGAAGAGCGgcggaggaggtggaggagggggCGGCAACTGGGGGGGCCGCAGTAACAGTGGACCGTACAGAGGAGGCTATGGTGGGGGAGGCTACGGGGGAGGTTCTTTCTGA
- the HNRNPA0 gene encoding heterogeneous nuclear ribonucleoprotein A0 isoform X2: MENSQLCKLFIGGLNVQTTEAGLREHFAAYGTLTDCVVVLNPQTKRSRCFGFVTYSAVEEADAAMAASPHAVDGNAVELKRAVSREDSAKPGAHAKVKKLFVGGLKGDVGEGDLVQHFSQFGPVEKAEIIADKQSGKKRGFGFVYFQNHDAADKAAVVKFHPIQGHRVEVKKAVPKEDIQSGGGGGGSSRPSRGGRGGGRGRGGGSGNRDHNGLSKGGGGYNSYGGYGGGGGGGGGYGSYGSGSYGGGGGGGGDYGNGVLFRMERGWES; the protein is encoded by the exons ATGGAGAACTCGCAGCTGTGCAAGCTGTTCATCGGCGGCCTGAACGTGCAGACCACGGAGGCCGGGCTGCGGGAGCACTTCGCGGCCTATGGCACCCTCACCGACTGCGTGGTCGTGCTCAACCCACAGACCAAACGTTCGCGCTGCTTCGGCTTCGTCACATACTCGGCGGTGGAGGAGGCCGACGCCGCCATGGCCGCCTCCCCTCACGCCGTGGACGGGAACGCGGTGGAGCTGAAGCGGGCCGTGTCCCGGGAGGACTCGGCTAAGCCGGGGGCCCACGCGAAGGTGAAGAAGCTCTTTGTGGGCGGCCTGAAAGGGGACGTAGGCGAAGGGGACCTGGTGCAGCACTTCAGCCAGTTCGGCCCCGTGGAGAAGGCCGAGATCATCGCCGACAAACAGAGCGGGAAAAAGCGCGGCTTCGGCTTCGTCTATTTCCAGAACCACGACGCCGCCGACAAGGCAGCCGTGGTCAAGTTCCACCCGATCCAGGGCCACCGCGTGGAGGTCAAGAAGGCCGTGCCCAAGGAGGACATCCAGTCTGGCGGGGGAGGCGGCGGCTCTTCCAGGCCCTCCCGGggaggcagagggggaggaaggggtcGAGGCGGCGGATCCGGCAACCGGGACCACAACGGTCTGTCCAAAGGCGGCGGCGGTTACAATAGCTACGGCGGCTAcggtggaggaggaggcggcggcggtggtTACGGCTCCTATGGCAGCGGCTCCTACGGAGGCGGCGGAGGGGGAGGCGGCGACTACGGCAACGG GGTACTCTTCCGCATGGAGAGAGGATGGGAAAGCTGA